In Scleropages formosus chromosome 20, fSclFor1.1, whole genome shotgun sequence, a single window of DNA contains:
- the ccndx gene encoding cyclin Dx — protein sequence MRELVWLIDPPAASIGFARPTLPFRLFLCVPGSGMSVSLWSEETSEVLRGPGVCRKRVVEGLLQLEEKYLPSPLYITLIQRDPDTREALAKWTLEVCREHRCAESVFLLAVSLLDRYLSTSLSLPVSPTCLTAACILIASKLIGNKAVSPGYLSKAANSNFLPGHLLDMESIVLATLRWDVATVTASDFLPHFLSALSENEDGQRTGHTEGFLSSVRSLSDTLVALCVCDAHLLGTPPSLVAAAALSSACRALGNKAPEMDTITTLLAGLCQTEKVVVQYYSELIDSISTERLRSREKQVWDLDGDKQDEEVKDDRAGTPTDLREIQF from the exons ATGAGGGAGCTGGTGTGGCTCATTGACCCACCTGCCGCCAGCATTGGCTTCGCACGCCCCACCCTGCCCTTCCGATT GTTCCTCTGTGTCCCTGGATCTGGGatgtctgtgtcactgtggagCGAGGAGACCAGTGAGGTCCTGCGTGGCCCCGGTGTGTGTCGGAAGCGTGTGGTGGAAGGTCTGCTGCAGTTAGAAGAGAAATACCTGCCCTCTCCTCTTTACATCACTCTCATTCAGAGAGATCCAGACACCAGGGAGGCTCTGGCAAAGTGGACGCTGGAG GTGTGCCGTGAGCACAGATGTGCAGAGTCTGTGTTTCTTCTTGCTGTCTCACTGCTGGACCGCTACCTGTCCACCAGCCTGTCTCTGCCAGTCTCACCCACCTGCCTGACCGCAGCCTGCATTCTCATTGCCTCCAAACTCATAGGCAACAAAGCTGTGAGCCCAGGCTACTTGAGCAAGGCTGCAAACTCCAACTTTCTGCCGGGACACCTATTG GATATGGAGAGTATTGTCCTCGCAACGCTCAGATGGGATGTTGCCACTGTAACCGCCAGTGACTTCCTTCCCCATTTCTTGTCAGCACTGTCGGAAAATGAGGATGGACAAAGGACGGGACACACAGAAGGATTCTTGTCAAGCGTTCGTAGCCTTAGCGACACACTGGTTGCCCTGTGTGTCTGCGATGCACATTTACTAGGAACACCTCCATCACTGGTTGCAGCTGCAGCGCTGAGCTCTGCATGCAGAGCCCTGGGAAACAAGGCTCCTGAGATGGACACCATCACCACCTTATTGGCTGGACTCTGTCAAACAGAGAAG GTTGTGGTGCAATACTACTCTGAGCTGATAGACAGCATCTCCACAGAGCGTCTAAGGAGCAGGGAGAAGCAGGTGTGGGATCTGGACGGAGACAAACAAGACGAAGAAGTGAAGGATGACAGAGCTGGCACACCGACAGACCTGCGGGAGATCCAGTTTTAG